The bacterium nucleotide sequence CGTCCACCAGAGCCGCCATCTCCATCTCCCACGAGAGGTTGTCGAAGAACCCTTTCATGAGCCAGATCCCTAAGGGCAGGTCGAGCGAGGCCTTCACCAGGATCACGCCGGTCAGCGTGTCAAACAGCCCGAGCAGTCTAAGGATATAGAAGATCGCGATGATGAGGCTAACGGCCGGGAACGCGTGGAGCATAAGGACCAGTCCCAGATACATCGTGCGGCCCGGGAAGGAAAGCCGCGAGATCGCATAGGCCGCCATGGACGCCACAAGCACGACCACTACCGAGACCACGACCGAGAACACCAGCGAGTTGAGCAGGGGTACCCGGATCGGGGGCCGGCTGCCGATCGACGATTCCCATAGGAAGCGCCAGCTCTTGATGGCCAGGGGTCCCGCGGGCACCAGGCCGTGGACATCCTCGAACGAGCCGGTGAGGAAGAGCCAGACGATGCCGGTGATGATGGGCAGGCTCAGCGCCACGAGCGCCAACAGGAGAAGCCGCCAGCGCGGCGGGAGGAGCGGCATCAGTTGACCTCCACCTTGGGCTCGCCGACCAGCGCCTTGAAGTTGAAGATCCGCAGGTAGAACAACGACACCACGACGCCGATGACCACGAGCACCGCGGCCATCGCGGCTCCCAGCCCGAACTGCACGTTGCCGAAATAGTTGGAGAGCGCCAGCTTGTAGGCGTGGAGCGACCACACCGTGGTCGTGTAGAAGCCGGGCCCGCCGGAGGTCAGCAGGAGGATGTACTCAAACGACGTGAGCAGCGAGAGGGTCTGGTAGGCACTCACGAACAGGATCGGCCAGCGCAGCAGCGGCAGCACGACGCGGCGCACGGCCTGTCCCGTGGTTGCCCCGTCCACCGCGGCAGCGTAGAACAGATCCTGGGGGATCGCGCGGATGGCCGATGTGAAGATCAGCATCCCGAACGAGGCGCCGACCAATCCGTTGGCCAGGATGATGACGCTCCAGGGTTGCGCGGTGATCCAGTTTCTGGACACACCGAACAGGTTGCTGAGAAGCCCGTGGGGCGACTCGCGCGTGAGCCCCTGCCAGATCAGGACATACACAACCGGCGGCAGGATGCGGGGCAGCAGCCACACGGCCCGGATCTGATTCCCGTAGCGCTCGCGCACGGACGAGCTCAACAGCGCCAGCAGCAGGCCCATCCCCACGTTGAAGAGCAGGGTGAAGCCGACGTATCGGGCCGTGTTCAGGAGAATCTTGCCGAGGAATGGGTCCCGGAGCAGGGAGTGATAGTTCTCCAGCCCCACCCACCGGGGATGCCGGAACGTGATCGTGGAGAGATCAGTGAGTGAGAGGT carries:
- a CDS encoding sugar ABC transporter permease, with the translated sequence MRKYAAPLVFLLPATLLIALFFVAPVVTTLYLSLTDLSTITFRHPRWVGLENYHSLLRDPFLGKILLNTARYVGFTLLFNVGMGLLLALLSSSVRERYGNQIRAVWLLPRILPPVVYVLIWQGLTRESPHGLLSNLFGVSRNWITAQPWSVIILANGLVGASFGMLIFTSAIRAIPQDLFYAAAVDGATTGQAVRRVVLPLLRWPILFVSAYQTLSLLTSFEYILLLTSGGPGFYTTTVWSLHAYKLALSNYFGNVQFGLGAAMAAVLVVIGVVVSLFYLRIFNFKALVGEPKVEVN
- a CDS encoding carbohydrate ABC transporter permease, producing the protein MPLLPPRWRLLLLALVALSLPIITGIVWLFLTGSFEDVHGLVPAGPLAIKSWRFLWESSIGSRPPIRVPLLNSLVFSVVVSVVVVLVASMAAYAISRLSFPGRTMYLGLVLMLHAFPAVSLIIAIFYILRLLGLFDTLTGVILVKASLDLPLGIWLMKGFFDNLSWEMEMAALVDGMSRWGLFWKIALPLVRPGILALSTFSVLSAWGEFILPFTLIVSTRSWTMAIYLQTFLGEVFTDYRMAAAVGLFYALPVVILFLLGQRYLLNIYSGGVKG